Proteins co-encoded in one Gopherus flavomarginatus isolate rGopFla2 unplaced genomic scaffold, rGopFla2.mat.asm mat_scaffold_2564_arrow_ctg1, whole genome shotgun sequence genomic window:
- the LOC127042105 gene encoding uncharacterized protein LOC127042105: protein GADRRPRGDSEEWPPRATNLLWPRVVTICRGGCVLSKRTPNDTEARRCQKKGKVQQPDASTPGGKNENPAAFYERLCNTCKRYTDLDPEDANGKRVLIPLFIGQSYEDIRKKLQKLDGASGKNIEELLEIALKVYDRRDDEERKKGARLLAMALKGESGKAGDKTKGRTGLQGKGKSSRLGRNQCAICKEEGHWKNECPQRHSRREGSRNRGGRGTQRPLLAAQPAGLDPTVTIEVGGRPVEALIDTGATLSLLPLAEAPRGRAQGYTIVQGIEGQNIKLEKSLPLLVKVGDCHISHQFVCSPSCPIALLGRDLLTKLQAEISFNNNGTMEVRLPKQQISNYQMALLNVENPPPAQPESERNQLSGVNLEVWAEEGGFARARNALPVHISLKEGSRSVRIRQYPLKLTTRIGLKPLIHKFLQCVQYCDDLLLSTETETACKEQTIELLNFLGAQGYKVSREKAQLVKQQVTCLGYHLCQGRRSLGKDRIQAILESPQPRNPRELRAFLGLTGFCRLWIPDYGGKAKPLYESLTKEGLLNWVWTKEKEKAFQELKEALVQPPALALPDPRKPFTLYVHERREVASGVLCQRSGPAWRPVGYYSKVLDPVAKGWPACLRAVAATALLVQEAEKLTLGGDTEVVVPHGIPQILGTGAGEKHLNPSRHTRYEVGLLLAPNLTFKTLHRYAAPFQTLPLEQPVHSFQIGDQILVKKWKRDPLTPRWDGPHTVSLISQAAVKVLGSDKWTHHTRVKRFLHPDPEDSLTEEDISPLSSPAPEARRDTGEDSTWEYQGLEGLKGLFKKQKQ, encoded by the exons GAAAAAATGAGAACCCAGCTGCCTTTTATGAGCGCTTGTGTAACACCTGTAAAAGATACACAGACCTCGACCCAGAGGATGCTAATGGAAAGCGAGTGCTCATTCCCCTCTTCATTGGGCAGTCCTAtgaggacattaggaaaaaactgcaGAAATTAGATGGGGCATCGGGTAAAAACATAGAGGAGCTCTTAGAGATTGCGCTAAAAGTTTATGATCGCAGAGACGATGAGGAACGGAAAAAGGGGGCCCGCCTCCTGGCAATGGCCCTGAAGGGGGAAAGTGGGAAAGCGGGGGACAAAACTAAGGGACGAACAGGACtacaagggaagggaaaaagctccCGTTTGGGGCGaaatcagtgtgctatctgtaaggaggaggggcactggaagaatgaatgcccccagcgacatagcaggagggagggaagcagaaacAGA GGAGGCCGAgggacccagcggcccctcctGGCGGCACAGCCCGCTGGCCTGGATCCCACGGTAACAATTGAGGTAGGGGGCCGCCCAGTTGAAGCCCTTATTGATACAGGGGCTACCCTTAGCTTGCTTCCCCTTGCAGAGGCTCCCCGGGGGAGGGCTCAAGGGTATACTATAGTCCAAGGGATAGAAGGACAAAATATAAAGTTAGaaaaatctcttcccctcctagtaaaagtaggagactgtcatatatcccaccaattcgtttgtagcccctcctgtcccattgCGCTGCTAGGACGAGATCTGCTTACTAAATTGCAGGCAGAAATCTCGTTCAATAATAATGGGACTATGGAAGTTAGGCTTCCCAAACAACAAATTTCTAACTATCAAATGGCCCTTTTGAATGTTGAAAATCCTCCCCCGGCACAGCCGGAGAGTGAGAGGAACCAGCTGTCGGGGGTTAACCttgaggtctgggctgaggagggaggttttgctcGGGCTCGAAACGCTTTACCagtacacatttcccttaaggagggaagTCGCTCAGTCCGAATtcgacaatacccccttaagCTAACCACTCGGATCGGACTGAAACCTCTGATTCACAAGTTTTTGCAGTGCG TTCAGTACTGTGATGATTTACTCTTGAGCACTGAAACAGAGACAGCTTGTAAAGAACAGACAATAGAACTCCTTAACTTTCTTGGAGCACAGGGGTACAAGGTTTCCAGGGAAAAGGCCCAATTGGTTAAACAGCAGGTCACTTGTCTCGGATATCATCTTTGTCAGGGACGTCGTAGCTTAGGTAAAGATAGGATCCAGGCTATACTCGAAAGCCCACAACCCCGAAATCCCAGAGAGCTAAGGGCTTTCTTGGGACTGACCGGTTTTTGCCGGCTTTGGATCCCTGACTATGGAGGGAAGGCTAAACCATTATACGAGTCTCTTACTAAAGAGGGTCTGCTTAACTGGGTATGgaccaaggaaaaagaaaaagcatttcaagagctTAAAGAAGCCTTGGTTCAGCCTCCCGCTCTGGCTCTCCCGGATCCCCGGAAGCCATTCACCCTATACGTTCATGAAAGGAGAGAGGTGGCATCGGGAGTCCTGTGTCAAAGGTCGGGACCAGCCTGGCGACCTGTGGGTTATTACTCTAAGGTACTGGACCCGGTCGCCAAGGGCTGGCCGGCTTGTTTACGAGCCGTGGCTGCAACCGCTCTCCTTGTACAGGAGGCTGAGAAACTAACCTTGGGTGGGGATACTGAGGTTGTAGTGCCCCATGGAATACCCCAGATactgggaacaggagccggggaaaAGCATTTAAACCCCAGTCGGCATACTAGATATGAGGTGGGACTTTTGTTGGCCCCAAACCTAACTTTTAAGACA TTACATCGATACGCAGCACCTTTCCAGACGCTTCCCTTGGAGCAACCTGTGCACTCCTTCCAGATCGGTGATCAGATCCTTGTCAAAAAGTGGAAGCGTGATCCCCTCACGCCACGGTGGGACGGTCCACATACTGTATCGCTCATCAGCCAGGCCGCCGTTAAGGTCCTTGGGAGCGACAAGTGGACGCACCATACTCGAGTAAAGCggttcctgcaccctgacccagaggacaGCCTGACTGAAGAGGACATCAGCCCTCTGTCCtctccggctccggaagcccgGAGAGACACAGGCGAAGATTCTACTTGGGAGTACCAAGGACTGGAAGgactaaaaggactgtttaagaaacagaaacaatga